The Mesorhizobium sp. B1-1-8 genome contains a region encoding:
- a CDS encoding ABC transporter ATP-binding protein, with translation MEPSLARYIWTHTKKQQIWILLIVLLSMIPYFMSFDLPKLIVNGPIQGKGFEQPGATRPFMKLHYDLPFIGDVQFFSGFQLDRQETLLALSLVFLFLVIVNGLFKLYINTYKGRLGERMLRRIRFELVDRVLRFPPRYFKRVKSAEVATMVKDEVEPLGGFIGDAFLQPVLLGGQALTAMLFIMVQNFWLGMIAVGIVAIQIVLIPRMRRRLIVLGRQRQLTARALSGRVGEIVDGIGAVHVHDTSNYERADIAARLGLIFKIRFDLYQWKFMVKFLNNFLAQVTPFLFYMIGGYLVIQGRLDVGQLVAVIGAYKDLPGPMKELIDWDQDRQDVQVKYQQVVEQFTVEGVIAPRIGALTIDDPGPMTDPLSAISLSMADDGGAMLLDRISLQIKPGETVALVSTSTGGAEALAEAFARLDWPNSGRVVSGAHDLLELPEAVTGRRMSYASSDVFLFQASLRDNLLYGLKHAPLTSVSYDGAAADQRRWHITEASRSGNPDLDIHSDWINYGSAGATGPHDLFEAVRQVLDAVLLSRDILDLGLRSSADLTRHTELARRIVQLRAALRARLEHEGLSALVVPFEPGAYNKEATIGQNLLFGAAAGPELADRALAANTYFASVLRQAGLDRTLYEMGMQIAEQAIELFADLPPDHQFFQQLTFMSADEIPAYETLLQRLKNRPYEAVSENDRAMIVSLSFAYIEPRHRFGLLSDELMSKIVSARNLFYENLPPELQNAVERYDPAKYIAAATVMDNVLFGRVGTNHPDAPDRIRSIVYDILDELGLYAELLNVGLDFNVGAGGRRLTGGQRQKLDVARALLKRPDFLILNRPLSALDQRVQDKVLQNVLEEARRDGRSPAIVWVMTNPAMAMLFDRIVVFDSGRLVEDGTHETLLAGNGVFKELLS, from the coding sequence ATGGAACCCAGCCTAGCCCGCTATATCTGGACGCACACCAAGAAGCAGCAGATCTGGATATTGCTGATCGTCCTGCTTTCGATGATCCCATACTTCATGTCCTTCGATCTGCCGAAGCTGATCGTCAACGGCCCGATCCAAGGCAAAGGCTTCGAGCAACCGGGCGCGACCCGGCCATTCATGAAGCTGCACTATGACCTGCCGTTCATCGGAGACGTCCAGTTCTTCTCCGGTTTTCAGCTCGACCGCCAGGAGACGCTGCTTGCCCTGAGCCTTGTGTTCCTCTTTCTGGTCATCGTCAACGGCCTGTTCAAACTCTACATCAACACCTACAAGGGTCGCCTCGGCGAACGCATGCTGCGGCGTATCCGCTTTGAGCTGGTCGATCGTGTGTTGCGGTTTCCGCCGCGTTACTTCAAGCGGGTGAAATCCGCCGAAGTGGCGACCATGGTGAAGGACGAGGTGGAGCCGCTTGGCGGCTTCATCGGTGATGCCTTCCTGCAGCCGGTGCTGCTCGGCGGCCAGGCGCTGACTGCCATGCTGTTCATCATGGTCCAGAATTTCTGGCTCGGAATGATAGCGGTCGGGATCGTGGCGATCCAGATCGTGCTCATCCCGCGAATGCGGCGGCGGCTGATCGTGCTCGGGCGCCAGCGGCAGTTGACGGCGCGCGCGCTGTCGGGCCGGGTTGGCGAAATCGTCGACGGCATCGGCGCCGTTCACGTCCACGATACATCAAACTACGAGCGCGCCGACATAGCAGCCCGGCTCGGACTCATCTTCAAGATCCGCTTCGATCTTTACCAATGGAAATTCATGGTGAAGTTCCTCAACAATTTTCTCGCGCAGGTCACGCCCTTTCTGTTCTACATGATCGGTGGGTATCTGGTCATCCAGGGGCGGCTGGACGTCGGCCAGCTCGTGGCCGTGATTGGCGCCTACAAGGACCTGCCCGGACCGATGAAGGAGCTGATCGACTGGGATCAGGACCGACAGGATGTCCAGGTCAAATATCAGCAGGTCGTCGAACAGTTCACCGTCGAGGGGGTCATTGCACCGAGAATCGGGGCATTGACGATCGACGACCCCGGTCCGATGACGGACCCGCTGTCGGCGATCAGTCTGTCCATGGCAGACGATGGCGGTGCAATGCTCCTCGACCGTATCTCGCTCCAGATCAAGCCAGGTGAGACGGTGGCGCTGGTCAGTACCTCAACGGGTGGAGCGGAGGCGCTCGCAGAAGCCTTCGCGCGGCTGGACTGGCCGAACAGCGGAAGGGTCGTTTCGGGCGCTCACGACCTGCTGGAACTCCCCGAAGCAGTGACCGGCCGGCGCATGTCCTATGCCTCGTCGGATGTTTTCCTGTTCCAGGCAAGCCTCCGCGATAATCTGCTCTACGGGTTGAAGCATGCGCCGCTGACATCGGTGAGCTATGACGGTGCTGCGGCAGACCAGCGCCGCTGGCACATTACCGAGGCGAGCCGGTCGGGCAATCCGGATCTTGATATCCACAGCGACTGGATCAACTATGGTTCCGCAGGCGCCACCGGCCCACACGACCTCTTTGAAGCCGTCCGCCAGGTGCTCGACGCGGTTCTTCTGTCGCGCGACATCCTGGATCTTGGCTTGCGCTCGTCGGCCGACCTGACGCGTCACACGGAGCTTGCCAGGCGGATTGTCCAACTGCGTGCGGCGCTCCGAGCCCGATTGGAACACGAAGGGCTGAGCGCACTGGTGGTTCCTTTCGAACCGGGCGCCTACAACAAGGAAGCAACGATCGGCCAAAACCTGCTCTTCGGCGCTGCCGCCGGTCCCGAACTGGCCGACAGGGCCCTGGCGGCCAATACCTATTTTGCCTCCGTGCTGAGGCAAGCCGGCCTCGACCGCACGCTCTACGAAATGGGCATGCAGATCGCCGAACAGGCGATCGAGCTGTTTGCCGATCTGCCGCCCGATCACCAGTTCTTCCAGCAGCTCACCTTCATGAGCGCCGACGAGATACCCGCCTACGAGACCTTGCTGCAACGGCTCAAGAACCGTCCATACGAGGCGGTTTCGGAGAACGACCGCGCCATGATCGTCAGCTTGAGCTTTGCCTATATCGAGCCCCGGCACCGCTTCGGCCTGCTGAGCGACGAACTGATGAGCAAGATCGTCTCGGCACGCAACCTGTTCTATGAAAACCTGCCGCCAGAGCTGCAAAATGCCGTCGAACGTTACGATCCTGCCAAATACATTGCCGCGGCTACCGTCATGGACAATGTCCTGTTCGGGCGCGTGGGCACCAACCATCCCGACGCGCCGGACCGCATACGCTCCATCGTCTATGACATTCTTGACGAACTGGGGCTTTATGCCGAACTGCTGAATGTCGGCCTGGATTTCAACGTTGGCGCCGGCGGCAGGCGGCTGACCGGCGGACAGCGACAGAAGCTCGATGTTGCCCGGGCCTTGCTCAAGCGGCCAGATTTTCTCATCCTCAACCGGCCGCTGTCGGCGCTCGACCAGCGCGTGCAGGATAAGGTGCTGCAAAATGTGCTCGAGGAGGCCAGACGCGACGGCCGTTCGCCGGCGATTGTGTGGGTAATGACGAACCCGGCGATGGCGATGTTGTTCGATCGCATTGTCGTCTTCGACTCGGGTCGTTTGGTGGAAGACGGAACACACGAGACACTTTTGGCAGGGAACGGTGTTTTCAAGGAATTGCTGTCATAG
- a CDS encoding cyclic nucleotide-binding domain-containing protein — MLLKDEVGMLQRVPLFSGIEPAKLKLIAFTSDRVSYSVGQILFRQGDEGDAAYVILSGRADILVDSDSGPTKVAELAPNSIVGEIAILCNGYRTATVRAASPLEVLRIRKDHFLRLMREFPEMTIEILRVLADRLSHTTADLIDARRAK, encoded by the coding sequence ATGCTGCTCAAGGATGAGGTTGGAATGCTGCAACGCGTTCCCTTGTTCTCCGGCATAGAGCCGGCAAAGCTCAAGCTGATTGCGTTCACATCCGATCGCGTGAGCTACAGCGTTGGCCAGATCCTTTTCCGGCAGGGCGACGAGGGAGACGCTGCCTATGTCATCCTTTCAGGCAGGGCCGATATTCTGGTCGATTCCGACAGCGGACCGACAAAAGTTGCCGAACTGGCGCCAAATTCGATCGTTGGCGAGATCGCCATATTGTGCAACGGCTATCGCACCGCCACCGTAAGGGCCGCAAGTCCGCTGGAAGTTTTGAGGATCCGCAAGGATCATTTCCTGAGGCTTATGAGGGAGTTCCCGGAAATGACGATCGAGATATTGCGGGTTCTTGCCGATCGCCTAAGCCATACGACCGCGGATCTGATCGACGCACGAAGGGCCAAGTAG
- a CDS encoding MBL fold metallo-hydrolase: MDDDVFLVRFWGVRGSIAVSGPEFSRYGGNTICIEMRCGKHTLLFDAGSGLPPAGGALRASGVTDFDLFFTHCHYDHIIGLPAFKPIYDRRFKIALWSGHLSGRMTTRQMVDAFMQPPWFPVTLDICKASLDCRDFVSGDVLRPREGVVVRTGSLTHPGGCIGYRVEWGGRVVAVITDTEHQPDKLDQAVLGLIEDADLVIYDATYTEEEMEHRRGNGHSTWQQGVKLCEAAGARRLALFHHDPSRTDEELDEIEKLAKARFADAFAARDGQTLKFPVSLHKKKR; encoded by the coding sequence ATGGACGACGACGTTTTCCTGGTCAGGTTTTGGGGCGTGCGCGGCAGCATCGCGGTATCGGGGCCAGAATTCTCTCGCTATGGCGGCAACACCATCTGCATCGAGATGCGATGCGGTAAGCATACGCTTCTGTTCGACGCGGGCTCTGGCCTACCTCCTGCCGGGGGGGCGCTTCGGGCGTCGGGCGTGACCGATTTCGACCTGTTTTTCACCCATTGCCACTACGATCACATCATCGGGCTGCCTGCTTTCAAGCCGATCTATGACCGGCGCTTCAAGATTGCGCTTTGGTCCGGGCATCTTTCAGGACGCATGACGACCCGGCAGATGGTCGATGCGTTCATGCAGCCGCCGTGGTTTCCGGTGACACTCGATATCTGCAAGGCCAGCCTCGACTGCCGCGATTTCGTATCCGGAGATGTGCTTCGGCCGCGCGAAGGGGTGGTGGTCCGAACCGGCAGTCTTACCCATCCGGGCGGCTGCATAGGCTACCGCGTCGAATGGGGCGGGCGCGTCGTGGCGGTGATCACGGATACTGAGCACCAGCCCGACAAACTCGATCAGGCGGTGCTTGGCCTGATCGAAGATGCCGACCTCGTCATTTACGATGCCACCTACACCGAGGAGGAAATGGAGCACCGCCGCGGCAACGGGCACTCGACCTGGCAACAGGGCGTCAAACTCTGCGAGGCGGCCGGTGCGCGGCGGCTTGCGCTGTTTCACCATGATCCGTCACGCACCGACGAGGAACTGGACGAGATCGAGAAACTGGCCAAAGCCAGGTTTGCCGACGCTTTTGCAGCGCGGGATGGCCAGACGCTCAAATTTCCGGTCTCATTGCACAAAAAAAAGCGCTGA
- a CDS encoding polysaccharide deacetylase family protein, with the protein MTSDRIWQPLVELLASRQRAGHKAEFWLRDDDAVDPTPALDRLLELTGEFAVPVTLAVIPALTDEKLVARLDEAPHATVAIHGWAHRNHAPEDQKKQELGTHRPREAVLDDLARGLSHVTGLHGARAVPMLVPPWNRIDAGLVSDLGSIGFAALSVYGPPKPASLAVINSNVDIMDWHGTRGCRDHGLLVQAVIAQLQRAFDGGEPVGLLTHHLVHDESAWLFLERLFAVTAQTEACSWLPIRTLIGRSAGRAIPGKV; encoded by the coding sequence ATGACATCCGATCGGATCTGGCAGCCGTTGGTGGAACTGCTGGCGTCCCGGCAACGGGCGGGCCACAAGGCAGAGTTCTGGCTGCGCGACGATGACGCCGTGGACCCGACGCCTGCGCTTGATCGGCTGCTCGAGCTCACCGGTGAATTTGCGGTTCCGGTCACTCTGGCCGTCATTCCTGCCCTGACTGATGAGAAGCTTGTCGCACGGCTTGACGAGGCGCCACATGCAACGGTCGCCATCCATGGCTGGGCGCACCGAAATCATGCGCCCGAGGATCAGAAAAAGCAGGAGCTCGGCACTCATCGGCCACGCGAGGCGGTGCTCGATGATCTCGCTCGCGGGCTTTCGCACGTAACCGGCCTGCACGGCGCACGTGCCGTTCCGATGCTGGTGCCACCCTGGAACAGGATCGACGCCGGCTTGGTATCCGACCTTGGATCGATAGGATTTGCGGCATTGTCGGTGTACGGGCCGCCGAAGCCGGCTTCGCTGGCGGTCATCAACAGCAATGTCGACATCATGGATTGGCATGGCACGCGCGGTTGCCGCGATCATGGCCTGTTGGTTCAGGCTGTCATCGCGCAATTGCAGCGTGCATTCGACGGCGGCGAACCGGTCGGCCTGCTCACCCACCATCTCGTGCATGATGAATCGGCCTGGCTTTTCCTGGAACGGCTGTTCGCAGTCACGGCACAGACTGAAGCCTGCTCATGGCTTCCGATCAGGACATTGATCGGGCGCAGCGCCGGTAGAGCAATTCCAGGAAAGGTGTGA
- a CDS encoding glycosyltransferase family 4 protein, with product MRIAFYAPLKSPNHPVASGDRQMARTLIKALEHGGHSVELASELRFYLREPETKSFDALKVEAREEAARLTRLWDHDGKPDLWFCYHPYYKAPDLIGPELASAFAVPYVTAEASYSRRRNTGLWADTQALVARAVEQAALNICFTQRDRQGLTDAIPDAAFGMLSPFIDTSVFRETPAPVCSTHLVAVAMMRPGDKVESYRMLARALGSIGYLPWTMSVAGDGPAREEVKAQFAGLPADRIEWLGAIEPAAVPDVLYGGGIYVWPGFGEAYGVAYLEAQAAGLPVVAQDIAGVPEVVRHGRTGFLTPPGDVAAFASAIERLLTRNDERTVMAAEARRFVLEERSLGVAAARLAELLADIPIS from the coding sequence ATGCGAATTGCCTTCTATGCGCCGCTGAAGTCACCCAATCATCCGGTTGCCTCCGGCGACCGCCAGATGGCGCGGACGCTGATCAAGGCGCTGGAGCACGGCGGGCATAGCGTCGAACTGGCGTCCGAATTACGCTTCTATCTACGCGAGCCGGAGACGAAAAGTTTCGATGCGCTCAAGGTCGAGGCCCGAGAAGAAGCCGCGCGGCTGACAAGGCTTTGGGATCATGACGGCAAGCCCGATCTCTGGTTCTGCTATCATCCCTATTACAAGGCGCCCGACCTGATCGGGCCCGAGCTGGCGTCGGCCTTTGCTGTCCCATACGTGACAGCGGAAGCCTCCTATTCGAGGCGGCGCAACACCGGCTTGTGGGCCGATACGCAAGCGTTGGTGGCGCGAGCCGTCGAACAGGCGGCACTGAACATCTGCTTCACGCAAAGGGATCGTCAGGGACTGACGGATGCGATACCCGATGCCGCCTTCGGCATGCTTTCGCCCTTCATCGACACATCGGTATTCCGGGAAACGCCGGCACCGGTTTGTTCGACGCATCTCGTTGCCGTCGCCATGATGCGCCCCGGCGACAAAGTCGAAAGCTATCGCATGCTGGCGCGAGCGCTCGGTTCGATCGGTTACCTGCCTTGGACCATGTCGGTCGCGGGTGACGGGCCCGCCCGTGAAGAGGTCAAAGCGCAATTCGCCGGCCTGCCCGCCGACCGTATCGAATGGCTTGGCGCGATAGAGCCAGCCGCCGTGCCGGACGTCCTCTACGGTGGGGGAATTTACGTGTGGCCCGGTTTTGGCGAGGCCTATGGCGTAGCCTATCTCGAAGCGCAGGCCGCTGGCCTCCCGGTGGTGGCTCAGGACATCGCCGGCGTGCCGGAGGTCGTGCGGCATGGCCGGACCGGGTTTCTCACCCCGCCGGGCGATGTCGCGGCGTTCGCTTCCGCCATTGAAAGGCTTCTGACCCGCAACGATGAAAGAACCGTCATGGCGGCAGAAGCCAGACGTTTCGTCCTCGAAGAACGCTCCCTCGGCGTTGCGGCGGCGCGTCTGGCCGAACTTCTTGCGGATATCCCGATTTCATGA
- a CDS encoding DUF3095 domain-containing protein — translation MQTAAAPDPFVASLPVFAKFESVADIDNYRPLPDGWALATADIVGSTKAIEAGRYKTVNMAGASVISALLNALGRQDLPFVFGGDGALVAFPGSALEITRNALAAVQRWVADELDLTLRAAIVPIKDIRAQGLDVRVARFQASEAVFYAMFAGGGGSWAEAEMKAGRYRIDPAPAGARPDLTGLSCRWNPIESRHGEIVSIIAIPGASRDLRGFQFLASDIIALAGMQERDGHPVPVNGPGYSLVPAGLDIEARAVAPAGRRWQSKLWIIFLMTLTAVTDRYGWTIGSFDPKVYRRDVASNSDFRKFDDGLKMTIDVDADVLQQIENRLKQAEDAGICNYGLHRQKSALMTCLVASPLQRDHLHFIDGAAGGYAMAAAGLKAKVPV, via the coding sequence ATGCAAACAGCAGCCGCGCCCGACCCGTTTGTCGCTTCTCTGCCGGTCTTCGCAAAGTTCGAGAGCGTTGCCGATATCGACAACTATCGGCCTCTCCCAGATGGCTGGGCGCTGGCCACCGCCGACATCGTCGGCTCGACCAAGGCGATCGAGGCTGGCCGCTATAAAACCGTCAATATGGCCGGTGCCAGCGTCATTTCGGCGCTGCTCAACGCGCTGGGTCGGCAAGATCTTCCCTTTGTCTTCGGCGGCGACGGCGCGCTCGTGGCGTTTCCCGGCTCGGCGCTCGAGATCACCCGCAACGCGCTGGCGGCTGTCCAGAGATGGGTGGCGGACGAACTGGACCTGACCTTGCGTGCCGCAATCGTGCCGATAAAGGACATAAGAGCGCAAGGCCTCGACGTTCGCGTGGCGAGGTTCCAGGCATCCGAGGCGGTCTTCTATGCCATGTTCGCCGGCGGTGGCGGCAGCTGGGCGGAAGCCGAGATGAAGGCGGGGCGCTACCGCATCGATCCAGCGCCGGCCGGCGCGCGGCCGGATCTGACCGGCCTCTCCTGCCGCTGGAATCCGATCGAATCCAGGCATGGCGAAATCGTCTCGATCATCGCCATACCCGGGGCATCGCGCGACTTGCGCGGTTTTCAGTTTCTGGCTTCCGACATCATCGCCCTCGCCGGCATGCAGGAACGCGACGGCCACCCGGTGCCGGTGAACGGGCCGGGCTACAGCCTCGTGCCCGCCGGCCTCGATATCGAAGCACGGGCCGTAGCGCCGGCAGGACGGCGGTGGCAGTCGAAGCTGTGGATAATATTCCTGATGACGCTTACGGCTGTCACCGACAGATATGGCTGGACGATCGGCAGTTTCGATCCAAAGGTCTACAGACGCGACGTGGCCAGCAATTCGGATTTCCGCAAGTTCGACGACGGCTTGAAGATGACCATCGACGTTGACGCGGATGTGTTGCAACAGATCGAGAACCGGCTGAAGCAGGCGGAAGATGCGGGCATCTGCAACTACGGCCTGCATCGCCAGAAATCGGCCTTGATGACCTGCCTCGTCGCTTCGCCGCTGCAGCGCGATCACCTGCATTTCATCGATGGCGCGGCCGGCGGCTATGCGATGGCTGCCGCAGGCCTGAAGGCGAAGGTGCCGGTCTGA
- a CDS encoding adenylate/guanylate cyclase domain-containing protein produces the protein MSTAQAEISTILMDKVADWLTQSALVGNDLETLIKGFCERLAAAGLPLKRVHLSFSMLHPLYDALGFTWFRGQGMEVEGFRKKDGVPSDRFLTSPYYYLLSNKLEHLRRRLDPSVPSEFPVFDDLKLMGVTDYMAFVHHFSGNTGQGMIGSWSTDSAAGFSDSMISALLRIQSHLAIATKMAVLTKLADNMMTTYLGGDAGRRVLDGQIKRGEGDTIRAALVMGDMRGSSRLAETSGREIYIDTLNQFFDAVAAPFNRKGGQIMSFIGDGFIAVYPCERHRSQSEIACQAALAAAHQATARMMDLNLRRKELGLPDIKFGIGLHVGNVMFGNVGLTDRLTFSVFGSAVNEVQRLQTLTKKYPHSVLASKDFASYCGAGNWLTLGNEELDGIKQKLMVLSPDLSGALAVDEDGALEPVYERRSDAEQVMLLHRDAARMSAGDPMKLQ, from the coding sequence ATGAGCACGGCGCAAGCGGAAATTTCCACCATTCTCATGGATAAGGTTGCCGATTGGCTGACCCAGTCGGCGCTGGTGGGCAACGACCTGGAAACGTTGATAAAAGGCTTTTGCGAACGGCTGGCTGCTGCCGGCCTGCCGCTGAAGCGGGTGCATCTGAGCTTTTCGATGCTTCATCCGCTTTACGACGCGCTTGGCTTCACCTGGTTTCGCGGCCAGGGCATGGAAGTGGAAGGTTTCCGCAAAAAGGACGGCGTGCCGTCTGACAGATTCCTGACCAGCCCATACTATTATCTGCTCAGCAATAAGCTCGAGCATCTGAGGCGCCGGCTCGACCCGTCGGTGCCGTCGGAGTTTCCTGTTTTCGATGACCTCAAGCTTATGGGCGTCACCGATTACATGGCCTTCGTCCATCACTTCAGCGGCAACACCGGTCAGGGCATGATAGGGTCTTGGTCCACCGACAGTGCTGCAGGCTTCAGCGACAGCATGATTTCGGCGCTGCTGCGCATCCAGAGCCATCTCGCTATCGCGACCAAGATGGCGGTGCTCACCAAGCTCGCCGACAACATGATGACCACTTATCTGGGCGGCGACGCCGGCCGGCGCGTGCTGGACGGTCAGATCAAGCGCGGCGAGGGCGATACTATCCGGGCCGCACTGGTCATGGGCGATATGCGTGGGTCGTCGAGACTTGCCGAAACCTCGGGCCGCGAAATTTATATCGACACGCTGAACCAGTTTTTCGACGCCGTTGCCGCACCTTTCAATCGCAAAGGCGGCCAGATCATGAGTTTCATCGGTGATGGCTTTATCGCCGTCTACCCTTGCGAAAGGCACCGTTCGCAGTCCGAGATCGCCTGCCAGGCTGCTCTTGCGGCAGCGCACCAGGCCACGGCGCGCATGATGGACCTCAATCTGCGCAGAAAGGAACTAGGATTGCCCGACATAAAATTTGGCATCGGCCTGCATGTCGGCAATGTGATGTTCGGCAATGTCGGGCTTACCGACCGGCTCACGTTCTCTGTTTTCGGCTCGGCTGTAAACGAGGTCCAGCGCCTCCAGACCTTGACCAAGAAATATCCGCATAGTGTTCTCGCCAGCAAAGATTTCGCCAGCTATTGCGGCGCCGGCAACTGGCTGACGCTCGGCAACGAGGAATTGGATGGCATCAAGCAGAAGCTGATGGTGCTTTCACCCGATCTGTCGGGTGCTCTTGCAGTCGATGAAGACGGTGCGCTGGAGCCGGTTTACGAGCGAAGATCGGACGCCGAGCAGGTCATGCTGCTTCACCGCGATGCCGCGCGGATGTCGGCGGGCGACCCGATGAAACTCCAGTAA
- a CDS encoding ABC transporter ATP-binding protein, translating to MNSQFDLLRIEDVGISFAIIGGPLHAVRRANLRVLPGKVTALVGESGSGKSVLSQAVMGILPNIAHVRGRILFSDPEKPGTTQDMLQMPRDGPEIRALRGSRIGKIFQEPMTSLSPLHTIGNQVSESLQIHTLMGRAERKARTEEMLSLVGFPNPKRAYDMYPFELSGGLRQRAMIAMALICRPALLIADEPTTALDVTIQAQILQLLRRLQLQLNMAMLLITHDLGVVANVADEVVVMYHGEIMEAGPVEAIFRRPGHPYLKGLMAAVPHFDLKPGERLKALREVPVNVGNLLGKQTAPASKGPDDILLSVRDLKKTFTIRKSGWFGGDHQTSVRAVDGVSFDIRRGECLGLVGESGCGKTTVSKILMRAVTPNGGSVIFNGRDGPIDVLAGEGDALRMLRAKIQMVFQDPVSSLSPRMTVENILSEPLEIHQRGNAASRLATVKSLMQAIGLDPRFIKRYPHSFSGGQRQRIGIARALALGPELLICDEPVSALDVSVQAQILNLLKDLQKELGLTYLFISHNLAVVDYMADRIAVMCGGRIVELAPREILLRKPIHPYTRSLVAAVPFPDLDRPMDFKTLKLGGASDTSAWGPQFRDEGDEDVLSPLDLGGGHLVLARRSADVSELRH from the coding sequence ATGAATTCGCAATTTGATCTGCTGCGGATCGAGGATGTTGGCATCTCTTTTGCCATTATCGGGGGACCGTTGCATGCCGTCAGGCGCGCAAATCTTCGCGTCCTGCCCGGCAAGGTTACGGCGCTTGTGGGCGAGTCAGGCTCCGGAAAATCGGTTCTCAGCCAGGCAGTGATGGGCATTTTGCCGAACATAGCCCATGTTCGCGGCCGTATCCTGTTTTCCGATCCTGAAAAACCCGGCACGACGCAGGATATGCTGCAGATGCCGCGTGATGGCCCCGAAATCCGGGCGTTGCGAGGCAGCCGCATCGGCAAGATCTTTCAGGAGCCGATGACATCGCTGTCGCCGCTGCACACGATCGGCAACCAGGTCAGCGAATCCCTGCAGATTCATACGCTCATGGGTCGGGCGGAGCGCAAGGCGCGAACCGAGGAAATGCTCAGCCTTGTCGGCTTTCCCAATCCCAAGCGCGCCTATGACATGTATCCCTTTGAACTTTCGGGAGGACTGCGTCAACGCGCCATGATCGCCATGGCTCTTATCTGCCGGCCCGCCCTGTTGATCGCCGATGAGCCGACGACGGCGTTGGACGTCACCATCCAGGCGCAAATCCTGCAATTGCTGCGCAGGCTTCAGCTCCAGCTGAACATGGCGATGCTGCTGATCACGCACGACCTCGGCGTGGTCGCCAATGTCGCCGACGAGGTGGTGGTCATGTATCATGGCGAGATCATGGAAGCGGGACCTGTCGAGGCGATATTCCGCCGGCCGGGTCACCCTTACCTGAAGGGCCTGATGGCTGCCGTTCCGCATTTCGACCTGAAGCCTGGCGAAAGGCTAAAGGCGCTCCGCGAGGTGCCGGTGAATGTCGGGAACCTGCTCGGCAAGCAGACGGCGCCCGCATCGAAGGGACCTGACGACATCCTGCTGTCGGTCAGGGATCTGAAGAAGACCTTCACCATCCGCAAATCCGGATGGTTCGGCGGGGATCATCAAACCTCTGTTCGCGCCGTGGACGGCGTGAGCTTCGATATCAGGCGGGGTGAGTGCCTGGGCCTGGTCGGCGAAAGCGGCTGTGGCAAAACCACCGTCAGCAAGATCCTCATGCGGGCTGTCACCCCTAACGGCGGGTCCGTGATCTTCAACGGCCGCGATGGACCGATCGACGTTTTGGCGGGCGAGGGAGACGCCCTGCGCATGCTGCGCGCGAAAATCCAGATGGTCTTCCAGGATCCTGTTTCGTCGCTTTCACCTCGCATGACGGTGGAGAACATCCTGAGCGAGCCGCTGGAAATCCATCAACGTGGCAATGCCGCGTCCCGACTCGCCACGGTCAAGAGCCTGATGCAGGCAATCGGGCTCGATCCGCGCTTCATCAAGCGTTATCCGCACAGTTTCTCCGGCGGGCAGCGTCAGCGTATCGGCATCGCACGCGCGCTGGCGCTGGGGCCTGAACTGCTGATCTGCGACGAGCCGGTTTCGGCGCTCGATGTCTCTGTCCAGGCGCAGATCCTCAACCTTCTGAAGGACCTGCAGAAGGAACTGGGCCTGACCTACCTGTTCATATCGCACAACCTGGCGGTGGTGGACTACATGGCGGACCGCATCGCGGTGATGTGCGGCGGGCGTATCGTCGAGCTTGCGCCGCGCGAAATTCTGCTCAGGAAACCGATCCACCCCTACACGCGCTCGCTGGTCGCCGCAGTGCCTTTCCCCGATCTCGACAGGCCGATGGATTTCAAGACGCTGAAGCTCGGCGGCGCTTCCGACACCAGCGCATGGGGACCGCAATTCCGCGACGAGGGTGACGAGGATGTGCTGTCGCCGCTCGATCTTGGCGGCGGCCACCTCGTGCTGGCGCGACGTTCGGCCGATGTCAGCGAGCTGCGCCATTGA